The Bactrocera dorsalis isolate Fly_Bdor chromosome 2, ASM2337382v1, whole genome shotgun sequence region TTATattactaattaaattatgtgcaagtatattaacaaaaaaaaaaatttatcttattcatttttatttcactttttttttaataaagaaacaaatttcactatcagctgtctaaatgcacaagcctgccgtctgtcaccataaaatttcaatgcgtaTTAGAGTTgattaaggcgcattaattttgctcgtctgtcagggctataaccgtgcgattctgtaatgTGAGACAGtttcaagtctctaaatttgagattttaagttagagacgatttttgagacttgagacgatgtTGCTATTctgatgtttttacacttgaatgaaaataaatacgtcgataacaaatatcaaattttttataacatagtcaaaaaacataattatcaataaaaataaaaatatatgttgactttgtttcataatatttacgaaatttatgtaaaatttatttatttttcatcttttcgtgtttgagttgcttacaaaatataaagaaacgacaatcgattaatatctataatgatctctattcagtattgttacgaatttactcttgctagtttactttgttaggttcgtatctctggattgacaaataaaatcaacactgtttaatttaattcaacaactctttatttcacaactcgtctacactataggaGTTTACTCTtaacactgattgattacgttggcgctgccacggcttatatagccacgcacttctcgctgatgccgacgtgtccttctagaatatcgcgtctggaaattaccagaacatacggctatacggcgccagacgcaagcagacagtcgcggcgccagactcagcaattgtttaactagacgagcagacagtgtggcgccagatgtctacaacaagacaaatgctattccatatacctacagctattgttcataatcagggatgcatatagtaatacaaatacaacttaatactactttttgtaacactgccctccactaaagcctaatcgtcccgattaggcacaaatcctcttgaaccaaatggggcgagcctctccaaatgtactactttcattttacatcgtgctttcccatttctttgtatgcggtataccacgtcattaagtcgtttcatcaccatatagggtccttcccaggctgtctgcaatttcggggacaagcctttctttcgaagtggattgtacaacaggaccagatcaccttcttcaaaaccttttgaatttgccgcttgatcgaaccggtccttcatcttattgctcatcagatgcgtatgctgtcttaccattagatgcaattcattcatttcttcctttaaggcagaacaataatctccatcatttcttacagctgtaggattcgtaccaaacttaagatcagcagggagtcgcagatcagatccgaaaataatctttgctggcgtgtaaccagttgtctcgtgcttcgctgaacgatacgccagcaggaacatctggatgcacttgtcccaattccgttggtctttaccaacgattttccgcagatgttcttcgagcgttcggttgaatctctctaccatcccatctgattgtgggtgtaacgctgttgtccgtgtcttgtggatgcccaataatgtacagacttcttggaaaatggaagattcgaaattcctgccttgatctgagtgtaattcgacgggcactccgaaccttgttatccaattttctacaaacgcttcggctactgtcttcgcttcctggtttggtaaggcatatacttctggccatttactgaaatagtccatgacaaccagtagatatttgtttccggccgtactggttggaaacggacctgcaatatccattgcgactcgttcaaatggtgatcccacgttgtactgttgtagcctaccgcgacttttggctttaggacctttagctgccatgcactctacgcaattacttatccattctgctatggaatctcgacaaccgatccagtagaaccgttgtttaatcttctctatagtttttgttattccaaggtgccctccactaggtccattgtgatattctttcaatacttttgggatcatggacttcggtactatgatcagcagacgagaatgtttgccatcttcgctttcccaggtacgatgaaggtatccattaacgaggtttatgctgttccattgggcccaatatgcttttgcagttggactctcgttacttatttgttcctttggtggtcgtaccccattttctttggctattatcagttttgcaagatcagggtcctccagctgattaattctgatgcggtgaggagtccaatcatcttcaggttctatattcagtgatcgcacgtcgattataccttcttttccttctgatttggagcaatgtttaaattccagtggacaagggcgatgtgataatgcatccgcatttttatggtgaatcctctttcggtgttctgttggttgtttccattttgatgggtttacttttatcttgcaatttcgggcaaagtgacccgcttttccacagttgaaacatctgcctgttgtatttactcgctgtgcagcaattgtcttcagagtcttcaatatttcctccatcagcgccggttgttccatttcaaccctttgtactttgtgtgctggtttacttagtagggaagctgtttcctgtgtgagggcgtgcgaaaccgtttcagcaaacgttctttttggcaatgcatatgtggcgcgtttggtgtccacatcacgaattccatttatgaagctttgaatttttaccctctcaatgtaatccacaggtgcatctgcatttgccaaatgagccagccgttctatttcagttgcgaactcttgcaatgactcgttcatcttctgacccctattttgcagttcgatctggtatatttgtttccggtgctcactaccatatcgtctttctatcgcactcatcaatgcctcatagttgtcccgttcacaatctggaatagtctgaaggatttctgccgcaggtcctttcaatgatacaaacaaggacgccactttgtccgctgcattccagttattggccattgctgtcttttcaaactgaagtttgaaaatttgaaatggaatacttccatcgaatgtgggtgccttcaatctttgattatttgtcgatggtgcagggccatgcaattgcagttctcgcacacgattacttaattgaagaacttctgcttttaaattttcttcgtcattttttaaagtgcttaattcgtcttcaaattttgaaaatttctcttgcacttgtttttgtacttgtgtagtattttctgtaatctgttgtgtaaggcgagactctaactgtgatgtattttcagctatttgcgtcatttgctgtgccagacgattttctgtttgcactacattttctgttattcgtgatatattttcagctatttgctgtgccagacgattttctgtttgcactgcattttctgctatttgtgatgtattttcagctattatttgcttaatagccactaacagcatgttcatgtccacactcgatgatgttcgttgttcttctactttttcttctacctttgtagaagtttctggcccattaaattcgaactcgtccacattaattccatccgcttccattgcttcacgtaatcgtgcctgcagatccgccttttgcccgcttatcggcaaattacgctcctccagttctttttttaattgctgaattctcaattctccgaatttaaccatcttgaatttggattatttgacaatcccacttctgacaccaattgttacgaatttactcttgctagtttactttgttaggttcgtatctctggattgacaaataaaatcaacactgtttaatttaattcaacaactctttatttcacaactcgtctacactataggaGTTTACTCTtaacactgattgattacgttggcgctgccacggcttatatagccacgcacttctcgctgatgccgacgtgtccttctagaatatcgcgtctggaaattaccagaacatacggctatacggcgccagacgcaagcagacagtcgcggcgccagactcagcaattgtttaactagacgagcagacagtgtggcgccagatgtctacaacaagacaaatgctattccatatacctacagctattgttcataatcagggatgcatatagtaatacaaatacaacttaatactactttttgtaacagtatattcaaaatggcagacaagagctctttttagttttgtgacctgctaactaccaggtctcaatattttgaaactaacgctagagactgtttagtgaatagtaactagtcgcaaattgaaattttgcctcaaaatgacTCAAATAGAGGCTATTAAAATCAGTTGTAGGGCAAGTTGACGATCAAGTTAAAATTGCTGATAATATAGTTTTCCAAATAAATGACAAGCTATTGTCGGTAGTGTGAatatttcgttattttcatagattatattattaatttcacggaaaatttttaagaattttactTGGTTTCCCTGAAGATGGTGTCTTGAAATTATTATCGATTATCAAGTCACGGCtttcaattttcataaattttgataaatagtTTAGTGCACAGTAGCTAACTAAGAAAAatgatatacttatgtatgtatgtatatgtgtaaatattctTAGTTGAtagagttgttgttgtatatattgGTATTTAGTAGTTTAGTAGTTACATAGTTTTCATTTATGTTAACCCAAAGTAAAGTAAGAACGAAAATTGAGAAATAATTATTGTGTATGTAAAATATCAACATAAATTGGtcagttttattttaaacattctAATAATTTTAAGAGTCAATTTTACATTAGAAgcctacaaaaaatatttgtgatttgTTAAACAAGCTGCGTGCTTTAAACCAGGTTCTTGATCGTGCAACTGAGGagtaatagccctgacagacgacagcgctaataggcattagcgggcttaatttacatttatttgcgcatttgacccatgttaatgcaagtttgtaatgcacaagaattccgtgcatttggttgattttaccaaatttgagtaggcaacactgctcaaaaatggcagatttttgctattttttgacagatgtcgcactgttgctatccatttttccaatattctcaacttttttgcacacttttgccTCTTTTGCGTTTACAGCATCAGAGGTAAGCAGTTTTATattactaattaaattatgtgcaagtatattaacaaaaaaaaaaaatttaatatttttagatggcagaaaataaacaacgtacaatttgctatccatttttccaatattcttaacttttttgcacactttttctgcattacaatcaattattgcttttaatttcactctattatcttttgacgtagttaataataaacgaattattctttaaatttatattgattttccaaaaataccaaaatttatattaataattttcctttatttcactttttttgtaaaaaataaacaaatttcactatcagctgtctaaatgaaCATTTCTGCCGTCTGTCACCGTAAAATTTCAATGCGTATTAGAGTTgattaaggcgcattaattttgctcgtctgtcagggctataactattctaaaggaagaaatttgtAACTTGATTCAGTGGTAACTctaatttatattcaaatgtCAAAAAGTCTCCCAAGATGgagaaaaataatttgtggataACTGGGTCCCCGATTGTTAAACATGGAGACTAAAACAAAACTGTAACATTTAGGAGaatgaaaaattgtttaccgataaatattgtttaattaaGCATCTGTATATATGCATCAGCGTATGGATTGATTTGAGCATATTTTTAAAGAACATTTTACATCATATTCCTTAGCCGAAAATTTATATGGGACCTTTATCAACAATCGAGCTCCTTTCCAACAAATTTAACGATTTAGATTAACTTTAAGAGCACTATttggataataatttctatataacTTTTATTGTGGATATTAACAATAAATCATGGAATGGACGCGAGAAAGAACACTTACACTTATTAATGAATACCGTAAAAGACGAGGTCTATGGGATATGACACACGATGATTATAGGAAAAAGGATATTAAACAGAATCTTCTGATAGAAGTGAGTAATAGTCTTGGTGGAAGCATATCCGTTAACGAGATCGAGAAGAAATTCCACACTTTGCGTACTCAATACCATCGCGAAATAAATCGAATGAATCGTAAAGAGCCCTACAACTCCAAATGGTTTGGATTCAAGAACTTGCAGTTTTTAAGTTCTCCAATGGCTCGACGGCTCTCGAGAGGacgtattaaaaatgaaattacggAAGATGGGACAGTGacatcaaaatatattataagagATCCGAATACTCATCACGATAGCAGTGGAAGTTCTGTGAACTTGAATAACAATgtaaatgaagaatttttaatacatCAAAAGTCTGCTATTGCGATAGAGCCCATAAGCAACTCTAAACATTACCGTAATACCAGTCGATCACGCGCATTAGAAAAGTTAATTGAAGAAACTACCAAAGATATTGATGAAGCTGATGATAAGCAAAAAATGACTATTACAATGGAGCAGCAAAGttttaataatgaaatgcaAGTTGAAGACCAAATGAATAGTCATAGAATAAACGCAGAAGGAGATGAAGAACAATTGGAAGCTATTCAATTACatgaggaagaggaagaaatcACATATACATCTTCGACAGGAGGTGATGGCTGTGATATTTCTCATAATCAGCAAACAATATCTACGCGTATTATAAAAGCTCAACACAATAATTCATGCAATGACCCAGATATTGAATATGAAGATGAAGCTGACCAGACACATGAGGACAAACGTGTTTTCTATGGAAGCACCGGACAACAAAATTCCGTGCCTATGACGTCCACGCCATCTGCGAGTACACATCCAACAAACATATTGTTAAattccaaaatcaaaatcagcagtcaacaaaagcaaaatttgcCAGGACGAAATCTGGATAAACCAACCAATCCGAATTCTGGACCGCAAGTATTTCATACATCAGGTCATATACGCGACGAATATACTACTTATGGCGAATATGTATCTAATGAAATGCGCAACATAACGAATCGTGAAGTGTTATTAGgtcttaaacataaaataaatactgCTCTTTTTGAAGCGCAAATGGCTGAACtacggaattaaaaaattacaaaaaaagttaccctacacattcatatatttatCTAGTTATCACTTACGGTTGCATTCTCCTcaacgttttaaattttaattggatatttttcacataaaacgttatatatatatatatatatatagggcAGCTAATAGAGTAAAGGAAAGTTTGGTTAAactgtcaaaaaaatatatttttttggaatcatacaaaatttgtaaaactcaAAGAATGTATaattactacatatgtatatttgagcaCAATaaggaaattactttttttcatgTGTATTTTGCAGTGTCTGTCATTTGCAAAGGTTTATCAAAAAATCCCATgtcaaatatatgtaagtaaaattatttaaacaaggtttgaattgaaaataaagagttTTTTATGTTGTATCCTTTTAGATCAAATACTGAAACTTGAGGAAATAACAAGCTGAACATTCCTTTTCATGGTTGTTCGGTTATTTAATTTACTATTACATGTAAAACATTTGCATCCCATCAGTTTGGGTAATTATATTGTACCTATTTATTAAGTGATTTTGTGAGTCTAAAATGCAATCAGTTCACTTAgacatttgtatacatatgtacatatgtatgtagaaaataAGTCATTATAGTTAGATacactattaaatatttaaccaAAACAAGCCtacattttgtgtgtttttaacATCTACAGTATTTTAGATcagtaaatgtatttttgtagGACCTAAAATTAACAGACATGTATAGAgttattaacatatgtatagtaaatggataaaaaaatttcgttggtATTTAGGGGACTCGCATCTTATCATAACgcatcataaaatcataaatttttactctGGCTTAAAACAATTGTTggattacatacacatatgtatgagttTAAACAATTACAATTCTCAACGCTATGTTTAttaccgattattttatataattgatcgtgttaaatttttttcgtgtattttttcgaaaagttcattcgaaaacaaaaattaaaaaaaaaaatggtccccaaaagtcaatttctactaaagttatggctatttgaaaataaaaaagccatttttttgaaaaaatcataacttttttgaagttggacaaaatattttgaaaaaattctcaaaaatgtttttcaaatggtagaaaaggatggataagtttcagcaaaatctaaaggggtcgggttcaaaagtggtcgatttggtatggaataccccatatgttCTCTGTTTCGAATTTATGTCATGATTCAATTATGCCAATGACAGACTTGTGGGAGAGAACGTAGATATATCATATAcgctcaaaataatttttagtcaaaaattatgaaatagcTGTTATTTTCTGTTCCTCGATTTAACCcatcaaagaaaaataaaatgcaaacaaattaataatactttcattcatttatatatgtattaaccaACGCGCGTCAGGAAAAATTACTTCTTAACCCCCTGCTAAAATCGAATAATTTCACCCTTAGCGTTGACGTGTTTATTTAGGTACGCATCATGTCGCTGCTACTTTTATTTAGTGACAGCAGTAAAATATCAATCAGTTGATATTGGTATTAGCAAAGGATCATTCTTATCTTTCAATTTCGTTAATTCTTGgaatatgttttaattttaacacaacacaaatatttaaacattggATGatgtttagtttttaatatgaataataaaaaatttatatttaacttGCTTCCTTTTGTGGCGTAGTTTGCTTAAACAAATCTAACGTTGGTAGCTGCTATTAGGATTATTTATTTCAGCTTCATTAACATGACAGTTTCGATTAAGTAGACGATAGAAAGAAAAAGTGAATAAGGTTTAGGTTATCTTATCatataaatttgcaaatttgtacgacaacaaaatttattagaTTGTATGTACCCAATCATAATTTTTGaggataatttttaattttaattgaaacctCATTACCGCTGTTCTGTTTTTGATAAGAAGGAACATAAACTATGGCTCAACTCCCGCCGCGGAAGAACCTGACACCAACTAGAATTTCAAAGCAGCACTTATCACCGTTGCAGACGTTACTGCAAATGGGTTTTACCAAGCACAGAGCGTAAGTTAACATCATAAGTGTGTAAAAAGTGGTTCTATATAATTATTGACAAATTGAAAGCAACTCACGTTTATGAATACATACtggatattatatttataaaagtcgacaaatttacatacatatgcatatattcttAACTTACCAAGAGGTATCGGCAAATAACCAATAATGTGACCATATTCTTTCTTACCCACCAGCCTTTTCAAAATATCCATATTATAACCGCAAAACCCTGAGTAACAATTTCGCTATATAAATACGGTTTATTAACCAGTTGTTAAAACAAGACGCTTAATATAGAATAATCGATTTtaaagaaatacaattttttatacaactACGTTAGTTATAAATAGTTCCAGTAAGTAAGAAACTTGCGTATATTTCTCTGTATTGAAACTATTACGCAGTTTAACAATCAGAACAAAGCATATGCACAGATCCTTAAGGAAAGGTTGTAGCAAATAGATAGCTGGTAACAAGTTATTAGCGACCAgtatattttgtatgtatttaaactTCTCGCTCGTAGCATAAAAGTCGGTTATTGTGTGACCCACGTAAGCTgtgaattttgtatatatgaaaataatgtatatatcagagagctgcaacgatcacaattttttcaatcatacccgatcattgactcagattttttgtgacggaaaactttgcttcaacaaaaatgaatgatcgtaagcgagcgtgctcaaagcgaacaatcagtttcaatcactgttgcttgtttcgtaatgatttttctcgatcgaacgccttgtgtaagcagcaaagaatgttcgagaatgctgcttgcattccgaatcgatcacaatcataccgtttggttaccgggtggttcctgccagcagcgcagtcgctgagcgttctttttctttagctggaaatattataactgaaaaaagaaataggctcggaccatgttcagttgatactttattgtttttaaattcattttttaaaagttttagcgattaagaaaccaagtttattaccttcttttaattttaagtttttgttgatctcaatgaagaagtgataaaaatttgaaatttgtgtttcctaatattttaagcattacctttgtttattaattttaagcattaattgaattttagttttgagcgttaaaaatgaagaaatatatgcagtaatgttttggattttatgcatcgcaacttgatTCCGTTAAAACCCacaaataagtacatatgtacataaaaactatgcacatacatatttgcagggcaattctcgatctgattggttcaatcacaatcaattcaaaggCACACTTGAACAATGTATGAGTTTTCATGCATCAttggacttgatcgtgtttTCTGTTAATGcacatttccaatcatcataccggaaacAAACAATCAGTTttaatcagtaagcagagcaatcaaatcaattgatcgaactccttcgttttgagcacgaaactcgatcgaacaattttgttgtgaaccgctgtgctgagttgtgaccgttttgagcgaggctgatcaaactggatcgatcatactcaatgcaggtctctggtatatatgaattatagaaaaaaaaataactaagaGCTGTGGAGCTCATATGCTTTTCAAAGATATTTGATCCTTAAACAGggatttctgaaaatatttttttgtgttatgtgtatatatatagataatacaacatgtgaatattattttttaattacagagAAAAAGCATTGGCAGCAACTGGTAATCGAGGTGTTCAAATCGCTTCTGATTGGCTTCTTGCGCATGTTAATGATTCAACTTTGGATGAAAATTGTCCGCGAGAATATATTCTGTACGCCTGCCCTACTGGCGCATTTTTACATCAACTAGAGGAATTTTGGAAGCAATCACGGATAATGTGTGGTTGGAATGGTGCTCATAATTATGTGCCACATATCACATTGGTTTCATTTTTtaaggtaaaaataaatatttaaaagatattGATCTGAATCTTGCAGATGTGATCATGatctacaattttttatttttctcctttttatGAAGGCCCCTGACGAAAGTTCATTGCATCTATCTAAAGCCTTGAAACAAGTAGTTGATATGAGTGGACCACTTCTAGATCGTCCATTGAAATTAGAGCCTTATTTGAGTCAAAATTTTATGGGATTTTTTGTAGCCGAGGA contains the following coding sequences:
- the LOC105223561 gene encoding uncharacterized protein LOC105223561, with the protein product MEWTRERTLTLINEYRKRRGLWDMTHDDYRKKDIKQNLLIEVSNSLGGSISVNEIEKKFHTLRTQYHREINRMNRKEPYNSKWFGFKNLQFLSSPMARRLSRGRIKNEITEDGTVTSKYIIRDPNTHHDSSGSSVNLNNNVNEEFLIHQKSAIAIEPISNSKHYRNTSRSRALEKLIEETTKDIDEADDKQKMTITMEQQSFNNEMQVEDQMNSHRINAEGDEEQLEAIQLHEEEEEITYTSSTGGDGCDISHNQQTISTRIIKAQHNNSCNDPDIEYEDEADQTHEDKRVFYGSTGQQNSVPMTSTPSASTHPTNILLNSKIKISSQQKQNLPGRNLDKPTNPNSGPQVFHTSGHIRDEYTTYGEYVSNEMRNITNREVLLGLKHKINTALFEAQMAELRN